GTTGTCCTCCTCCCCATCCACAACCCAAGACTGAGCCTTCAACCAATCAAGATCAAAATAAACAAATTTCTTAGACATGGGTGCATCCACCGTCCCCGGTTCGCAAGCTAGCAAGTTCTTGGCCAACCGAGTCACCAAGGCCCCACAATCTAAGGAGCATTGGTCCGACTCGGCCATTCTCCCAAGGGTAAGACACACCAAAGACACGACATTGAAGTGGAAACGGCTCTCACAGCGGGGGTTAAGGTAGGAGCTCAAGATCAAAATCTCCGTGGAGTTGAGCTATCTCGGGTCTTTCCTCCCATAGAGGGGGTTGGTCAAGGAGCGCAATAAAATCTGTAGGACTGGGTGCTCAATGTCACTAGTCTTCATGTTACTAACACTAACCTTTTCCTTACTCGTGTAAAGATGAAAATAGTTTGAAGCCTTCATGTCTTTCTAAACCTTATCATGGTGACCCACGACTCGCTTACCCACCCCTAGATGGTTGGCAAAGGCATCACTACCTAGGTTAAAAGTGGTACTCTTGAGCCTAAAACTCACATCATGGGTCTCGTTGTCATAGGtgaaggagctcaaaaactcaagggtgAGGTTATGGTAGCTTATCTCGTCCAAGTTGTACAAACCCTCCAATACGCGAACCGTTAAGATGTTATGCACCTCCCTCTCTATCTCTAGGGCCTCCAAGGTACTTACTGATGTGCACTTGGTCGGGGCCATCCTCCTAGTGGCTAGCACTTCAAAGTTATCCCGGTGCTCCTGACTCCCAAAAGCTATAGACGGGTAGTCCGGGAGGGTGATAACGGGCGGCGCCTCTTGTTGAGGTTGGCGGGCATTCCTTCCACGGCCGGTTCTAGCGTTCCTTGCCATGCTACAAGAGAATCACACACAAGATTTGGAATGGGAAAGATAAAAATTTGAAGTCAATTTTGGATATGAATGGAAAATTTTCTCGACTTATCAAATTGATGGATACCAAATAAAAAGGAATTCCAATATTGTTTTCTTTGTAATTTAACCAACCTTTCAAGATTTCCTCATGCTATAATTTCTTTTCCGGAAATTAAAATTCTTGTGACATAATATGGTTTTAAAACACGACTTTAATCACATGTACTATTCTTGTTCATCATCCAACTTGACCAATCTTGACTCAACCATGACACACTACACTAGTTTCTTATCATATTAGCCATTTGCCCAAGCTTTGAAAATTTTATAGCTTTAAAGTCTTACTTAAGAGGTTACATGTTGTTGTTATCAGTTTAACTTGTTAAACTTGATAAAAAGAGAATTAGTTTGGTAAAATTTTAAAAGAGATCCGGGcaagtgaaatgcttctttgccaTTTTAAAGTCTTTTAAATCGGACAACTTTTCAAGGGCAAGATGACTTCAAACATCATGGCTCGGAGTTTTGAGAAGTCACAAGTAAGTAGCAACACAAGTAGTGAgcataaaatttaaaatttgacaTGGTTAGTGTCGGACTTTTCAAGAATTTGAGACAAGATTTCCTTTAATCCCTCTTATAGACTAGTAATAACTATGAGGTTCTTAATCCCACAACATAGTAAAATCACCTTTAAGACATAAAAATGCATTGTTCATGGGAGTTTTAGGAGAAGTTTGAAGATTTCACCCAAATTTTAAGACGAAATTGGTTTCATTTTGGGACCACATACTACATTATCAACCATGATAGTAGACTCATAAGGCAATTAAACCAAGTTTTTACTcatgaaaaaatcaaaaattggGCATGACTTGTCTAAAATTCGGAAAtataagacgaagttttaagacgaaatttataCATATTAAACAAGATCCATTCATGACAACAAACATTAAGCATTTGTTGTCCAATTAGacacaacaacaataaaaaaatcCCATTATTGACTCAAGAACACCATTTTCGAGTTCAACAATGGTGGACAAAATTTCATcccaaaaatttgatttttataaaCAACAATGGTGTAAAAAGCTTACTAGTATCATGGATTAAGCAAAATGAACCACTAATTAGCAAAACCACTAATTAAACAAAATGAACCACTAATTAGCAAAACTCAAAGGATTTAAGAGTAGATCTAAAGAAAACTTAAATTGGGGAAAAAGATGGAAGAAGATGAATAAGCTTACCTTGACCAATTAGTGGGATTAGGTGAGAAAAGTGGAGTAATAGGATAAATTCTAAGCAAAATAGAACAACAATGGAGGTTTTTGGGGGAATTTTGGTGAAGAAAGAGATGAACATATGAAGATAAGAGTgcaaaattgggggaaataagGGTTCTTAGCCGAGTAGTCAACCCGTGtgaacccactcggtcgagtgccgagtgtactcggtcgagtgcaactctACTCAATTGAGTGgatgacccactcggtcgagtgacgattttttccagaatgtattACCTTCTAGAActaggtccactcggtcgagtcaaAGATCCACTCGAGCGAGTGcttgcttactcggccgagttggtactcgcactcgatcaagtgattccGTTGGGTTTAAATTTTCAATAGGATCTTATCGATGGATTTCCTGCAAGACAACAcaaggttcgggagtccaccgtCTATCGGTGACTCGTCCCAAGTTAGTTCATGCGGCATCAAGATCGCCGTCTCTTATTTCCTACATCCACACTCGCACTTACCCTACCAAAATGATCGCATTTTATATACTAACGATAACACAATCAAGCATTAGATAGATACTCGGTAGGAATCAAGGAAATGGAATTATCATCCTCCAAGAGGTGTCATGACATGTAAATATACTCATCAAATTTTTCGTATCTCACCATACACATGCGAAACTCATAACATGCAAGAATCTAACAACAACCATATAATTCATGCAATTACACAACATTGTCTACATCGTTCACCCTAGTTTTGATATGAAGGCGCCCACTCATCCAAAACcaatctcctattgtactcacgccgggttcattttattagacacacctaggttcaaTTTGGTTCATtcgttcaggttccaaaatcgaagctctgataccactttgtaacacccccttcttacccggccaaggtaattgggagatgttaccttctcggtttcccgaggaagagaaatcggagtcgcaattgagaaacaattaacataaataaatatttagtggattacatagacataaatgaataaatgaaatgaataatacaactcatgactactaagcCAATCTAATCAgctatgctcgactcgaatgtcatCACGGCTCATCTCCTTCTCCCGCATGCTACCAAAGCTAACCTGTgaacaactgctccccatatgatcggaaatatcaaatggatcgacacaggccaccctgaaaataggtgacatttacacggacacaacaaacgCCAGTTTAAATACACAAACATAAGACATGACTCGATAAGTGTAGACGCGACATAATTATGTGAATGAGACTCGACTATGAAATCACCATACCGGTACCGGGATAGTCCCAGACTTACCCACAcccaccggtgccagggacacgccgacgacaccacacctcacacaaaggtactgtgacacgcccagacgtaccgggtccggaagccaatcggatcccctgccagacgtcgtgcctcaaccacacgagtccatTCGTGActtaagccattaatgtgcacatcccccttggagtgggaagctccaaggggcgacccgagtgcaagacggtttcccaaccgtcttacatcTCCTCAACAATCAAGTACCACCACCAAAGACTCCCAACATAACACATTCACAACCATACACGAtaaatggaagaacaacattAAACATATGACCATTTCATGAATTCGAAACCACATAAATACTAACCGACTCATGTATTCACTGGCAAGGAAAGACACCCAAATATGCATAcccaatattgaaaccgagtaggataacctaccttttagcataatccataagctaatcgaaatcaccaagtgtccatctcataaaaccgtctcatcctacatcaatcatataataactatcacaaaccactctatactataatacaacataaaatcccttattattagtcactaattaatcattttaCATAACTAAATTGTAagattcatatacctattattagactcttctaatagagaacaaattaacattttaattataaGTTCTTTAGATCCATTGAGAAGATccacacatttttgatcgcggccgactccttttggtagacctcataggcttgcctagcggcggtggtagacctagcattaggttcggcgggagaggcctcggtaaggtaacgaagcttgtcgtcaccgtccgcggccaagcgaagttgacCGTCCCAATCAGCGaagttggacccattcttttctaatttaaaacgatccatgaaggatcggagccatgaaacattggtgagagtgttggagctagtggttgcggatggaattggagttgtcattgcaatTGAAAAAacaattttgactacaaaataggaagtgaaggaattaataaacatctatcgttttaaaaatacttgtaaacgttttaaataagttttaagcatttatatagtgacctctacccaactattataaatgatcccaagatccaaattcatatcaattcgggcacggtgagccgattcatcccttatcaatataactcggtggattaactctttaatcgattctacttctagaactctcggtcgacaaaatgactttaatatttatctttagcccggaacacatgcgactacggtcacgaatacttccgttgagctcaatccaaatttcgatgtaataacattttattacctacttacccaacgtaacaagtttagcatcccggtgagccgagcctacttccttatgaagttgggactcatggtttctactatttggtaaggctagttctcaattattatttagtgagaggtcttgttaatttattatctatcacgttttaagtgaactaaagcggtgagctacgataattataattgacacggtcgatgactcgatatgatatgcatgtgttgttatggcgatttggcaatgcatgcaacatattaaaataattgcaaagcaataataataaattcctagtatggccttcctaaactagaaaatcaaataatctattacatattcggaaaacaacccctttggtcccttgaatcttcaagtggcatgcctcccaagaacaccgtctctGTCAGAACGCCTTTCCAAATGGCatcgtcttgaagaaactccatgattacaaataataaaaaaaaatacaaagctattcctattatacatttgtaatatgaaaaactagtaaaaataaaagtgatacgagatctcattaaattacaaccgaatcaatattccctttcattacgggaaatatcgattaaaactaaggccatactaagacaaaattacataattcaaaattatataaataaaaatgacattcaacaattgaaatatgcagcattataatatgtgtctatcatgccaaattatgtgccaaatcgccctatttaacttatatcgatcatataacccggttttatggaaatgcacaattttaacttattaaaatcgataaataatactaaaatctaattttagtccaagttaattatcctaacattcTTAGAActaaaaaattagtcatcactcaaattttgacaataattcaactagatttaatttttatgctcattttttaccataaaatcataactattatgaaataaatccaaacttaattaaaataatttcaaaatttgaattttaaagttTTTAACATTCTGggataattccatgacactcataatgtcaaaaatcatagttaaaattttcgaatttatttcgagaaaatatagttgcgatcAATCGGTTTTATtgaataaaacatctaaagtatacaaaacaTAATCCAATCAATTTAACAACTTTAGATCTCATAAGtgagatatttatgcaacctaaaataattttctcatgccatgcaaatcgttttagctatttatgctaaaatagtcactatttatgccatttttacactaaaagttcataaatcatgcaaaatgaatcaagttcatttcaaattttacacacagtgagtaaaacattcatgtgacaacatattaaaatttaatGGGCcatttcaaagtttaactatatttaaccattttacctccttttaattcatttttatcgcaTAAAACTTTTTTTGGGGAAagttaagaatatatatataaatctgcAAAAATGGGGTAATTACATTATAGCATATCATCTACTCTATAGCTATCACTAAATAGACTGAAACCAACTTCTATCTTTAGCTAACAACATCGAGACATTAACTTTTAGAAATCTAGATTTAACATCACTAAGTATCTTGTTCACAAGATGCTCAGGTCTTTTAATAGAAGCTTCCATTCTCGCTTCATTCATGATTCTCCATAACCAGTACACAAGGGCAACATGACAGGCCTCTATGTATTTCCTCTGCAGCTTAGTAGCACCTCTACCCTTAGAGTACCACAAATTCAAATCTTGAAGACGAAACTTGCAGTGCAGGGCTTGTTGTAATAATCTGGTGCAAAGCTTCCCAtactcacactcataaaaaaCATGAATCATAGTCTCAGGTTGGCTGGCACAGATGTCACAAGTTTGATCAATAGTAAGCCCCATTCTAATCAATCTATCTTTCGTAGGAAGTTTATGATGCATGAATTCCCAGAAAATAAAAGAGCATTTGGGGATATTCAGAGGGTTCCAACAGACGTAGTTCCAATCAATAGCAGGTTCCTTAACTCGCAACCAATCATATCCTGCATACACAGTGTACTCAACAGTTGTATTGAGCCAATTATTGTTGGTGTAGGCTTGCTTGAAAGTGTTCATTATGTGAGTGAGCTTTTTCCAGGACCAGCTACAATCCACAGGGGCCTTATAGTCAGTCCAAGCTATCCCTTTCATATAAATATTACTCACCCATTTGACCCAGAGATGGTCCTTTTTTTTAGCAAGCCACCACACATATTTACCTAACAAAGCTTTGTTCCAAACTTTTGCCTCTTTAATTCCCAGACCACCTTCAACTTTGGGCAAACAACAAGTAGACCAACTGATATTAGGCACCTTCTTATAATCAGAAGAACCACTCCATAAGTAGTTCCTACAAATAGAGGTAATTTTATTCATAATATTGCTAGGAATCAGGAAAATAGTTGCCCAAAGAAGCATGTAAATTGTTCGAACAAAGATTCACCAAAGTTAAGCGTCCTGTATAAGAGAGATGCGTAGCACCCCATCCCCTGATCCGAGCTACAATCCTCTCTGTCAGCTTATATCCTTCATTCTTACTCAGTCTCTTGGAGGATATGGGCACCCCCAAATACTTAAAAGGAAGTGATCCTCTGTGGAAGCCTGATACTTGCAGAATTGGATCTATTGTACTAGTTGGCACCCCATTAAAATACATCTCAGATTTGGCTTTGTTATGAGTTAAACCTGATGCTGCAGAGAAGGTAGAGAAAGCCCTCAACATCCACATAATAGAGACATCTGTGCCTTTGCAAAAGAGTAACAAATCATCTGCAAAGAGCAAATGATTCAATCTCAGAGAAGCATAAAGAGGATGGAACTTAAAGCTGTCCTGCTGAGCAACCACCCCAAGAATCCTTGACAAATACTCCATAAATAGAGTGAAGAGTAGAGAGGAAAGAGGATCTCCTTGACGCAATCCTCTCTTCCCAGGGAAAAATCCAAAGTGGTTGCCATTAACATTTAGGGAATAAGAAGGACTGGTAACACACATCATCACCATATCAATAAACTTCTGAGGAAACTGTAGAGCACCCATCATTTGTTCCAGAAAACACCACTCAACTGAGTCATAGGCTTTTCTCAGATCAATTTTGATCATACAACGTGGTGAAGTAGCCTTCCTATTATAAAGACGAACTAAATCCTGACAAATCAACACATTCTCAACAATGTTTCGTCCTTTAATAAATCCCCCTTGACTCTCACTCACTATATCTGGCAAAACCCTGCTCAGTCGTTTGCAAATCACTTTGGCCACAGTCTTGTATATGGTGTTACAACAAGCAATTGGGCGAAAATCCAGCACACTAACAGGATTTGAAAGCTTGGGAATGAGAGTAAGAGTTGTAGTATTAGTTTGCTTGAGCATTTTCCCATGTGTGAAGAAATCTTGAACAGCAACTATAACATCATTTCCAACCACATCCTAGGAGTCTTTGAAAAATTGGCTCGAGTACCCATCTGGTCCAGGTGACTTAGTAGAAGGAATAGAGAATAAACATTCCTTTATTTCAGCTGCAGTCACAGGGGCCAACAGAATATTGTTGTGAGCCTCAGTAACCACTCTCCCAGTTCTAACCGTAGGAACATGAACATGCACATTAGGTAAAGAAGTCCCCAATAAGCTTTTATAGTAGTCCAAAAACGCTTTCTCAATCCCATCACAAGTGCTATAGTTGATACCATCACCTCCAGTGATACTTATAACCCTATTATGGACTTGCCTAGATCTGATCTGACTATGAAAATACCTAGTGTTCTCATCTCCAAACCTTATCCAATCCACTTTTGCTTTTTGGCTCAGAAAACTATACTGAACTTTACACAAGTGCCTGTAAGTATTTGCTGCTTCTCTTTCAGCATTGCTCAAAACATGATCTTCAGGATTATTGTGAAGCTGAATCTGAATTTCTTCCAACAAACTTCTAGCAATGCCAGCAGCCTTATCCACATCAGAAAAACCATTCCTATTGAGAGATTAAGAGGAGCTTTCAAATTTTTTAACTTGGAAACCAGAATGTACATAGGAGTTCCCAGAACAGGCTGATCCCACGAATCCTTAACCACAGTCTTAAAATCAGGAGCCAAGCTCCATATATTGTagtatttaaattgatttttcctCCTCATTCTAGTCAACCTCCTGTAACAAACGCTTGGATTATGATCAAAGAGCCCTTCAGGTAAGAAATGAGCATAACCTTCAGGGTAAACATCCAGCCAATCAGCATTCACCATGAACCTGTCAATTCTTGAAAAACCCCTAGAGGCAGGCACTTGTTTATTGTTCCAAGTGAAAAAAGCACCCTGCCCCTTGATATCAGTTAAACCACAGTAATTGACACAGCTTCTGAAATTAGCAATATCACCCCAAGTAACCTCTCTGCCTATTCTTTCATTAAAATCCAACACATTGTTGAAGTCCCCACAAACACCCCAGGGACCCTTATATTGATCATGCATATCCCTTAAATGCTCCCATAACTCATtcctttcttcatcatcatcattagaACCATATACAACTGTAAATGTGAAAGTATCCCCCATAGCAAGCTCAGTCACACTCACAGTAATAGCTTGAGCAGTTTTATGAAGTAAAGTAACCCCAAAAGTCTGAGGATCCCATATGACCCATACTCTTCCTCCATTATGCAGATTGTTATTATTAATACCCTCCCAATGAAGTCCTAAATTATACAAAATAGTAAGAAAATCATGATCCTTAACTTTAGTTTCAACTAGACCATAGAgaccaatattattatgataaAGAAACTTCTTAACGTCTTGTTGTTTATTGGCCCCATTTATTCCCCTAACATTCCAACTCCCTATATTATTCATTACCTATTCCTGTTGGATCCTCCTGTCTCCCTTCCAACTGTTCTTGACAACCAGACATATTTGAACTCTCAGTGATTGCCTCAACATATGTTTTAACAGGTGATGAGCTGCCTGCCCTAGCAAATTCCTGTCTGGACACTTGCTGAATGACAGTCACAGGTGTAATCATCGCAGAATTATGAAAAGTAGGCCCTCCAAATGGAACTTCAGGTGGCTTAGGAGTTTGACTAACTCGACTCATCACGGTGGTTTAGGAATAGCTCTCCAGATTTTCTTCACCACAGGTGGGTTAGGATTAGGCCCTATGACTCGTTTCTTACACATTTCCTTTGTATGACCTATACCCTTACATGTATCACAAAATGAAGGTTTCCATTCATACTCCACCAGGATGCTGATTTCCTTCCCCCTTTCATCTCTAAAATGCAGTTTATCAGGAAAAGCTTGTCCAACCTCAACTTCCACCAAAAGTCTAGCAAATGCCAACCTAGTTTTATCTTCTGTGGCTCCATCCCTCTTAAGAAATTTACCCAATAGCCCAGCAAGTTTTTCAAGGATAGATTTGCCCCAAAACTTCAAAGGTAGCCCACAGAGACGAATCCAGATTGGCACAGCTTTGACTCTCTCCTTATGCAAACTACATGATTCAGACCAAGGCTTAACAACTACAGGCTTGTTGTCAAACATTGGAAATCCCTGTTGTAGCACTAGAGACTGACACTCCTTAGTAGGGAATCTTACCAGGAAGACGACATTCGGGAGAAACGATATTTTATCAAATTTATAAACCCCCCAAATCTTCCTGATAAACCCCTCTATCAGTTCCCAAGGAGGATTTCCACCAAGGACATAGCAAACGACAGCAGTATCCCAAAATTGCACTTCCGACTCAACATCCTCATTAGTAAGTTGTAGTAAATTCTGACCAGCAGTTGGAGATTTCTTACCTCTTACTTCGGTCCAATCAGCCTCAGGACCCTCATCAGACAGTGGAACAATCTCTTCAACCTCAGCAGTTGTCTCAGGAACCTCATCAGACGGCGGAATAATCTCATCAGCATCAACGATTGTATCTAGATTAATCACCGGAATTCCCACAATTTCGCTTACTTCTCGAGTTTTCTGGGCGTCAGCTGATTGTGGAATCCCTAAACAATTCTGAGAGGACGAACCTTGTTCCATATCGAGATTATGATCAGTACAATTAGTAAATGAAAGTCTTAATTTAGCTTttgtttttaatttgtttttagattgtgatttttttgtgatttttcttgCCATTTTGCAatcaaaaccctagaaaatctaGAGAGAAGCTAGagctttctctttctaaaaacatttTTTCGATTTTAAAAAGTTattttttatctcataaaacttataaatcatgcaatattaatcagattaatacaaaattttacatacaataagtaaaatatgcatgtgaggtcatataaaattttcaaggacAGAAACTATGTTTAACcgtttttagtcatttaacctccatttataccgtttttatcacataaaaatcataaatcatgaaatattaaccacattaatacgaaattttaaatacaatacctaaaatattcatgtgaggtcatactaaaaagtCACGGCCAGTATGAAGTATAAccatttttagtaaataaaagtccattttactcataaaaatgtaattatttaactaaaaatcattaaaaagagcaataaaataccataaatcataaaaatgacctaaaaacattttaggaccagaatatataacatgcatcaatatttcgttactttatctaataaatcacaaatttttaattttaattaagttactaataactcgaaaaaactataaatcgattatgcatgcaacatcctatgctctgataccaattataagattcatatacctattattagactcttctaatagtgaacaaattaacattttaattataagttctttagatctagtgcatgcataactaaataagagattaaataagaaaaacaatgtcccttacattgttatatggctcgaaaaaatgcacaaataaggtcaccttccttatttggtcttgagcttaaaatggtggatgatcctccaaaatctcaatgtagagatcctcttttgattgcacccaagacaaatcccttaaaacaatatactaattaactagattagtgtattattgttccttaaaatggattataatattatcactattactacactagtaatctaatattttgatgatattagatgaacaatttcttgcttctaaaaacttgttttagagagaggtagagagaatatgttgaatgaatgcatgtgaATTGTGTAAAAGTGAAAATAAGAACCAAAACTACTCTTAAAAGAGTAGTATGGCCGGGTAGCATAAGGCCAAGGAAGGCATCTtgctttttcttttactcttatcaaaatgtaggtgtgtaagaataggtagattaggtttaatttatttatttttatcaaataaaataaatcacccactaatTCCTACcaccccaatatttcggtccatatgtataaaatggactaccattttattttgtcaattgtcacacaatatgtcacatgtggtatgttacatgttattaattaatttaatgcatatttatcaaataaatatcattttataaattaattaatttacatacaacaaattgaccagtgattcttgatcacataaacaaaatgggacatttaattataattcacaacatattgtaattataattaaccattcattcttatctcaattgtttcacaaacaataatcaattttagtaataaagtatttcattactaaaataaatcttatttaatccaattacaataagatataaatattctctctcacaactgaattgttcaattttaagaaattgattaacttgtatcgttataaaattaatcaatttgtctattaagggaattgttctttaggtgtgaccttaagggatcagctgatcaccaccgtcaaacgacagtaatgtcaaactctagttagccaatcattgcTGATTAAtgctgatcagttgactatataaatgaaccatcccttacgtattcttaatttgagatttaaacatgtgatcgcactattgttgaggacacatactccaacaatctcccacttgtccgagacaagtgtgcgtcacc
The Silene latifolia isolate original U9 population chromosome 11, ASM4854445v1, whole genome shotgun sequence genome window above contains:
- the LOC141613126 gene encoding uncharacterized protein LOC141613126; the protein is MNKITSICRNYLWSGSSDYKKVPNISWSTCCLPKVEGGLGIKEAKVWNKALLGKYVWWLAKKKDHLWVKWVSNIYMKGIAWTDYKAPVDCSWSWKKLTHIMNTFKQAYTNNNWLNTTVEYTVYAGYDWLRVKEPAIDWNYVCWNPLNIPKCSFIFWEFMHHKLPTKDRLIRMGLTIDQTCDICASQPETMIHVFYECEYGKLCTRLLQQALHCKFRLQDLNLWYSKGRGATKLQRKYIEACHVALVYWLWRIMNEARMEASIKRPEHLVNKILSDVKSRFLKVNVSMLLAKDRSWFQSI